In one window of Clostridia bacterium DNA:
- the acpS gene encoding holo-ACP synthase — protein sequence MIFGIGTDIIEIKRVEKAMLRSPKFIEKLFTEQELEYYKKKDMKAQHIAGGFSAKEAVLKSLGTGLRGFRWKDIEILRGTVGKPMVRFGGNVKQFIEDNGIGIIHVTISHSKDFATATAVAEVSIEREGIVIEDMLFQSNEERRNIH from the coding sequence ATGATATTCGGTATAGGAACTGATATTATTGAGATAAAAAGGGTTGAGAAGGCAATGCTAAGAAGCCCTAAGTTTATAGAAAAATTATTTACCGAGCAGGAGCTTGAATATTATAAGAAAAAGGACATGAAAGCACAGCATATCGCAGGAGGTTTTTCTGCAAAGGAAGCAGTACTTAAATCCTTAGGAACAGGACTCAGAGGTTTTAGATGGAAGGATATCGAAATACTCAGAGGTACCGTAGGAAAGCCCATGGTCAGGTTTGGGGGCAATGTAAAACAGTTTATAGAGGATAACGGAATTGGTATAATTCACGTCACCATCTCCCACTCCAAGGACTTTGCTACAGCCACAGCAGTGGCGGAAGTCTCGATAGAAAGGGAGGGCATAGTCATTGAAGACATGCTTTTCCAATCTAATGAAGAAAGGCGAAATATCCATTAA